In Portunus trituberculatus isolate SZX2019 chromosome 28, ASM1759143v1, whole genome shotgun sequence, one genomic interval encodes:
- the LOC123510210 gene encoding elongation factor Tu-like: MYQLGRLTHHLLTQSPKLRLFQNHHKISVAAVRFLLSTSKEDDIPHCNVGTIGHVDHGKTTLTAAITKVLQRTGQSNFVSYDEIDRAPEEKKRGITINTAHVSYSTNLRHYAHTDCPGHADYVKNMISGASQMDGAILVVAANDGQMPQTREHLLLARQAGVERVVVFVNKADLVDEEYLELVEIEMRELLDHFGFDGTDAPFVYGSALLALEGDNGPLGEQSIHKLLEVMDTYLTPPTRDLTSPFLLPLDNYFSVPGRGSVVTGTLKQGVLERGADAELLGFDRRIKTVATDVQVFRKKVQSARAGENVGVLLRGVRIEALARGMSLCALGSKKYVNRFESTIYFLSSGEGGRRRPITSAYIQQMFSNTWNITCRIDLPAGVAMIMPGEHNTVEVTLLQRMVLSLGQSFTIRENNVTVATGMVTQLLPSVTIPAKRLDQRVFQSPQRAVCRGLHTLPPARLTTTTTAASWERGRGTGPHHCRHLWGWLNAIFNKVDENRIKEVGADRACAEWLLRCGAVVRWLDRDQWTKDYNSLPATGGRHLKIEEVDATDSAVMHIGFPHFRGCKHIRRIIFHRSTYLEDAALSQLPLLKTSLKQLQISSCGNITTEGLKYIKELENLNYLLLYDLPEIKDKEAVLRDIEAALPACTVVFPYAQAKDDPSLEEEEKPPKG, encoded by the exons atgtaTCAGCTGGGAAGACTAACACACCACCTCCTGACTCAGTCCCCAAAGCTGAGGCTGTTCCAAAACCACCACAAGATATCA GTGGCAGCAGTCAGGTTTCTCCTCAGCACCAGTAAAGAAGATGACATTCCCCACTGCAACGTTGGCACCATTGGCCACGTGGACCATGGCAAGACCACTCTGACAGCAGCGATCACCAAGGTACTGCAAAGAACCGGCCAGTCTAACTTTGTCTCCTACGACGAGATTGACCGGGCACCTGAGGAAAAGAAGCGGGGAATCACCATCAACACAGCACATGTCTCCTACTCCACCAATCTGAG GCATTACGCCCACACGGACTGCCCTGGACACGCAGACTATGTCAAGAACATGATCTCCGGCGCCTCACAAATGGACGGGGCAATCCTGGTGGTGGCAGCAAATGATGGTCAGATGCCCCAGACACGCGAGCACCTGCTGCTGGCACGGCAGGCAGGAGTGGAGcgcgtggtggtgtttgtgaacAAGGCTGACCTAGTGGATGAGGAGTACCTGGAGCTGGTGGAGATAGAGATGCGGGAGCTGCTGGACCACTTTGGCTTCGATGGGACAGACGCTCCCTTTGTGTACGGCTCAGCCCTCCTGGCGCTGGAAGGGGACAATGGGCCGCTAGGGGAGCAGAGCATCCACAAGCTACTGGAGGTCATGGACACCTACCTCACGCCCCCCACCAGGGACCTCACCTCGCCCTTCCTACTGCCTCTTGACAACTACTTCTCTGTGCCAGGACGAGGGTCAGTGGTCACTGGCACTCTGAAGCAGGGGGTGCTGGAGCGCGGTGCTGATGCTGAGCTGCTGGGCTTTGATCGCCGCatcaagactgtggccactgatgtgcag GTGTTCAGGAAGAAGGTGCAGAGTGCCAGGGCCGGTGAGAATGTGGGTGTGTTGCTGCGAGGAGTGCGGATCGAGGCGCTGGCACGGGGCATGAGTCTGTGTGCTCTGGGCTCCAAGAAGTATGTCAAtag GTTTGAGAGCACCATATACTTCCTGAGCAGTGGCGAGGGGGGCAGGCGGAGACCCATCACTTCTGCTTACATTCAGCAGATGTTCAGTAACACTTGGAACATCACCTGCCGGATTGACTTGCCTGCCGGTGTTGCTATGATAATGCCAG GGGAACACAACACGGTGGAGGTGACTCTACTGCAGCGAATGGTGTTGTCACTGGGCCAGTCCTTCACCATCAGGGAGAATAACGTCACGGTGGCCACAGGAATGGTGACCCAGCTCCTCCCCAGCGTGACAATACCGGCCAAGAGATTAGATCAG CGTGTGTTCCAGTCACCACAGAGAGCGGTGTGCCGGGGCCTCCACACCCTGCCGCCTGctagactcaccaccaccaccactgcagcatcttgggagagagggagagggacagggccACACCACTGCCGGCATCTATGGGGCTGGCTTAACGCTATCTTCAACAA AGTGGACGAGAACCGTATTAAGGAGGTGGGGGCTGACCGGGCTTGTGCCGAGTGGCTGCTGcggtgtggtgctgtggtgcgcTGGCTTGACCGCGACCAATGGACTAAGGATTACAATTCCCTCCCAGCAACAGGCGGTCGGCATCTGAAAATTGAGGAGGTGGACGCTACAGATTCTGCCGTCATGCACATTGGCTTCCCTCACTTCA GAGGCTGCAAACACATTCGTCGCATCATCTTCCACCGTTCCACCTACCTTGAAGACGCCGCCCTCAGTCAGCTGCCCCTGCTAAAGACCTCCCTCAAGCAGCTGCAGATTTCTTCCTGTGGGAACATCACCACTGAGGGACTGAAATACATCAAAGAGCTAGA gaaCCTCAACTACCTTCTGCTGTATGACCTCCCAGAAATCAAGGACAAGGAGGCTGTGTTGAGGGACATAGAGGCTGCCCTTCCTGCCTGCACTGTAGTCTTCCCTTATGCCCAGGCAAAGGACGACCcaagcctggaggaggaggaaaagccacCAAAGGGATAA
- the LOC123510212 gene encoding beta-1 adrenergic receptor-like isoform X2, which translates to MVAVDGEGVASWVAGVAVALVLGVIFVISSVLNTVFLIIFFRRPSLRSVSNRFIVSLTACNLLGSWVLLPLVTGDTFLVGWESPVLCRGLDAAAELVVAASVFATLLIAVDRFFAITDPLHYHMLVTRAKSVVMVASGWALAAALAATAALGDLSDRPWQVCGTPAARPGDPWNYRSYFVVANLVLCFAVPVVLLVWIYTRIYLAAQQNSERTRRNSLCGSTLDAVTPSRGPSRTPSTRSTSSQIVSSLRHRISNASLFLHKEESRAAKISVVVIVLVFVCWLPFHAAALLHTSLLQVWLPRPAWSVVMMLALSNAAVSPYVYLYRSRRIQREVRRLLGLPLSATKIQTGSGRRRPLPRLQLQMIPPSPTVLDANFESSLGPPLARQGFTHPSPFTALITKLFRAKGFPGEPWRDSLGSTTSSSTITSASTSSSGGSGQSEASTTESESMLPRLAVPEAGS; encoded by the exons atggtggcggtggatgGTGAGGGCGTGGCATCGTGGGTGGCGGGCGTGGCAGTGGCCCTTGTCCTCGGCGTCATATTCGTCATCTCCTCCGTTCTAAACACTgtctttctcatcattttcttccgCCGGCCATCTCTTCGTAGCGTCTCCAACAG GTTCATTGTCAGCCTGACGGCGTGCAACCTGCTGGGGTCGTGGGTGCTGCTGCCGTTGGTGACGGGCGACACCTTCCTGGTGGGGTGGGAGTCGCCGGTGCTGTGCCGCGGGCTGGATGCTGCGGCggagctggtggtggcggcgtcggTGTTCGCCACGCTGCTGATCGCCGTGGACCGCTTCTTCGCCATCACCGACCCGCTGCACTACCACATGCTGGTGACGCGCGCCAAGAGTGTCGTCATGGTGGCCTCGGGCTGGGCGCTGGCCGCAGCCCtggccgccaccgccgccttgGGAGACTTGTCCGACAGACCCTG GCAGGTGTGTGGGACGCCCGCAGCGCGACCTGGCGACCCCTGGAACTACCGCTCTTACTTTGTGGTGGCCAACCTGGTGTTGTGCTTCGCGGTGCCCGTGGTGCTGCTCGTCTGGATCTACACCCGCATCTACCTGGCGGCGCAGCAGAACAGCGAGAGGACGCGCCGCAACTCCCTGTGCGGCTCCACGCTGGACGCCGTCACGCCCTCCCGCGGCCCATCAAG GACGCCTTCGACACGATCCACGTCCTCGCAGATCGTGTCGTCGCTGCGGCACCGCATCAGCAACGCGTCGCTGTTCCTGCACAAGGAGGAGTCCCGCGCCGCCAAGATTTCCGTGGTAGTGATCGTGTTGGTGTTCGTGTGCTGGCTGCCCTTCCACGCCGCGGCGCTGCTGCACACATCCCTGCTGCAG GTGTGGCTGCCGCGCCCCGCCTGGAGCGTGGTGATGATGCTGGCGCTGAGCAACGCCGCCGTATCGCCCTATGTCTACCTGTACCGCTCACGGAGGATACAGCGGGAGGTGCGGCGCCTGCTGGGACTGCCCCTCAGCGCCACCAAAATCCAGACCGGCTCTGGTCGCCGCCGCCCGCTGCCACGCCTGCAGCTGCAGATGATCCCGCCCTCGCCCACAGTGCTGGACGCTAACTTCGAGTCTTCGCTGGGCCCGCCGCTGGCCaggcagggcttcacccacccCTCGCCCTTCACGGCGCTCATCACCAAGCTTTTTCGTGCGAAGGGCTTCCCGGGAGAGCCGTGGCGGGACTCCCTCGGCTCCACCACTTCCTCGTCCACGATCACGTCAGCCAGCACGAGTAGCTCGGGCGGGTCAGGGCAGAGCGAGGCCTCCACCACTGAGAGTGAGAGCATGTTACCGCGCCTGGCTGTGCCGGAGGCTGGCTCGTGA
- the LOC123510212 gene encoding adenosine receptor A2a-like isoform X1, with protein sequence MDGAPDGEVVMVAVDGEGVASWVAGVAVALVLGVIFVISSVLNTVFLIIFFRRPSLRSVSNRFIVSLTACNLLGSWVLLPLVTGDTFLVGWESPVLCRGLDAAAELVVAASVFATLLIAVDRFFAITDPLHYHMLVTRAKSVVMVASGWALAAALAATAALGDLSDRPWQVCGTPAARPGDPWNYRSYFVVANLVLCFAVPVVLLVWIYTRIYLAAQQNSERTRRNSLCGSTLDAVTPSRGPSRTPSTRSTSSQIVSSLRHRISNASLFLHKEESRAAKISVVVIVLVFVCWLPFHAAALLHTSLLQVWLPRPAWSVVMMLALSNAAVSPYVYLYRSRRIQREVRRLLGLPLSATKIQTGSGRRRPLPRLQLQMIPPSPTVLDANFESSLGPPLARQGFTHPSPFTALITKLFRAKGFPGEPWRDSLGSTTSSSTITSASTSSSGGSGQSEASTTESESMLPRLAVPEAGS encoded by the exons ATGGACGGGGCGCCTGACGGAG aagtggtgatggtggcggtggatgGTGAGGGCGTGGCATCGTGGGTGGCGGGCGTGGCAGTGGCCCTTGTCCTCGGCGTCATATTCGTCATCTCCTCCGTTCTAAACACTgtctttctcatcattttcttccgCCGGCCATCTCTTCGTAGCGTCTCCAACAG GTTCATTGTCAGCCTGACGGCGTGCAACCTGCTGGGGTCGTGGGTGCTGCTGCCGTTGGTGACGGGCGACACCTTCCTGGTGGGGTGGGAGTCGCCGGTGCTGTGCCGCGGGCTGGATGCTGCGGCggagctggtggtggcggcgtcggTGTTCGCCACGCTGCTGATCGCCGTGGACCGCTTCTTCGCCATCACCGACCCGCTGCACTACCACATGCTGGTGACGCGCGCCAAGAGTGTCGTCATGGTGGCCTCGGGCTGGGCGCTGGCCGCAGCCCtggccgccaccgccgccttgGGAGACTTGTCCGACAGACCCTG GCAGGTGTGTGGGACGCCCGCAGCGCGACCTGGCGACCCCTGGAACTACCGCTCTTACTTTGTGGTGGCCAACCTGGTGTTGTGCTTCGCGGTGCCCGTGGTGCTGCTCGTCTGGATCTACACCCGCATCTACCTGGCGGCGCAGCAGAACAGCGAGAGGACGCGCCGCAACTCCCTGTGCGGCTCCACGCTGGACGCCGTCACGCCCTCCCGCGGCCCATCAAG GACGCCTTCGACACGATCCACGTCCTCGCAGATCGTGTCGTCGCTGCGGCACCGCATCAGCAACGCGTCGCTGTTCCTGCACAAGGAGGAGTCCCGCGCCGCCAAGATTTCCGTGGTAGTGATCGTGTTGGTGTTCGTGTGCTGGCTGCCCTTCCACGCCGCGGCGCTGCTGCACACATCCCTGCTGCAG GTGTGGCTGCCGCGCCCCGCCTGGAGCGTGGTGATGATGCTGGCGCTGAGCAACGCCGCCGTATCGCCCTATGTCTACCTGTACCGCTCACGGAGGATACAGCGGGAGGTGCGGCGCCTGCTGGGACTGCCCCTCAGCGCCACCAAAATCCAGACCGGCTCTGGTCGCCGCCGCCCGCTGCCACGCCTGCAGCTGCAGATGATCCCGCCCTCGCCCACAGTGCTGGACGCTAACTTCGAGTCTTCGCTGGGCCCGCCGCTGGCCaggcagggcttcacccacccCTCGCCCTTCACGGCGCTCATCACCAAGCTTTTTCGTGCGAAGGGCTTCCCGGGAGAGCCGTGGCGGGACTCCCTCGGCTCCACCACTTCCTCGTCCACGATCACGTCAGCCAGCACGAGTAGCTCGGGCGGGTCAGGGCAGAGCGAGGCCTCCACCACTGAGAGTGAGAGCATGTTACCGCGCCTGGCTGTGCCGGAGGCTGGCTCGTGA